A single genomic interval of Primulina huaijiensis isolate GDHJ02 chromosome 7, ASM1229523v2, whole genome shotgun sequence harbors:
- the LOC140980823 gene encoding late embryogenesis abundant protein At1g64065-like, giving the protein MAEYMKEQEKPLATETDQIGIEESNPSPVEHTSRPNWKCIICCGCCAAIFLIIGMIVLILMFTVFRIKEPILKMNSMKVQGLNLLGNTSLPPIMNLTLKADISVENPNYASFKFSNATTSVYYDNYVIGEFVSPAGRVQAKKSVRTSVTIDILVDKISEVPRFRSDFGAGILPVSTFIGIRGKVKVTDVFKKRIFVQMNCTMNWNLSSQAIQNRNCKTRVKF; this is encoded by the coding sequence ATGGCTGAGTATATGAAAGAGCAAGAGAAGCCGTTAGCCACAGAAACCGACCAGATTGGCATAGAAGAAAGCAACCCTTCCCCTGTGGAACACACGTCGCGGCCCAATTGGAAATGCATCATATGTTGTGGCTGCTGCGCTGCTATTTTCTTGATCATAGGGATGATCGTGTTAATCCTCATGTTCACCGTCTTTCGAATTAAAGAGCCCATTTTGAAGATGAACTCCATGAAGGTTCAAGGGCTAAATCTACTCGGAAATACGAGTTTACCCCCAATCATGAACTTGACACTTAAAGCTGATATTTCAGTGGAGAATCCAaactatgcatcattcaagttTAGCAACGCTACAACAAGTGTGTACTATGATAATTATGTCATTGGTGAGTTTGTGAGTCCAGCAGGCCGTGTTCAAGCCAAAAAAAGTGTTCGAACAAGCGTCACAATCGACATCTTGGTCGACAAAATATCGGAAGTGCCACGGTTTCGGAGCGATTTTGGTGCGGGGATTTTGCCTGTTAGTACTTTTATTGGAATCAGAGGAAAGGTGAAGGTTACAGATGTGTTTAAGAAACGTATATTCGTTCAAATGAATTGTACTATGAATTGGAATTTAAGTAGCCAGGCGATTCAAAATCGCAACTGCAAGACTCGAGTTAAATTTTAG